The following nucleotide sequence is from Aedes aegypti strain LVP_AGWG chromosome 3, AaegL5.0 Primary Assembly, whole genome shotgun sequence.
tcattcggggtaacgttgcattcggggtaatggttttcggggtactggttttcggggagatggttttcggggtaatggtattcggggaagtgttataggaccGATTAAGTGTATGAATACtcagttttttttcatttaaaactaACTATAACTAACTCTCGTAGACTCCGGATTGAAAAAAGACAAGTATTTGTACGGTAAGTTAGGAACTAGGTTTATTATAAACTTCTTCTTCGGAGGTGTAATTACGAATGACATGGACAAGCCAAATTTAAGAGTATTTTTTAACCTGaaaaatcagggaatttcacttctGTAATCGAATAGACACCCTGTTTcagtcatttttttattattatttaagcACCCTACTTTTTGCCTCCCTGTGGAGCCTTCTGTTCGCCAGCAGCTCCGCCCTCAGTCTTCGGTTTCAGCTTCTGCAGCTGTTCTCGCTGTTGCTTGTAGAAGTATTCCTCCTCGTGAGCTGCTTCCATTTTACCGAAAGATCCACCAGCCTCCCGGATGGAGCCTCCACCGCCACCTCCCTTTCCGGCACCGGCTCCCAAATCACCGACTTGGCTCATCTTCGCAATTCTATTTTAGACCGGCGATAGAGGCGAGAGTTACGTAATGTTATGATTgtaagtttattttgaataataatGCAGGCGACAGTGAACACTCACCTTAATCCACTAGGATATAGACGAGCTACGTTTCGCTGGACA
It contains:
- the LOC5578117 gene encoding ATPase inhibitor mai-2, mitochondrial, giving the protein MYSVQRNVARLYPSGLRIAKMSQVGDLGAGAGKGGGGGGSIREAGGSFGKMEAAHEEEYFYKQQREQLQKLKPKTEGGAAGEQKAPQGGKK